In Posidoniimonas corsicana, a single genomic region encodes these proteins:
- a CDS encoding RrF2 family transcriptional regulator, producing MPVSQTAEYALRAVTCLAQHDTAQTTQSIAKCTGVPLSYLPKVLQPLTRAEIVSAQRGVRGGYKLERECGDLTVLDVVNCVDPVRRLDACPPNRVRVSAALCPLHKLLDEVQESMQTRFAETSIKQLAFTADGRPQRCGTHGVGDAVADPLQTPTA from the coding sequence ATGCCAGTTTCCCAAACCGCCGAGTACGCGTTGAGGGCGGTCACCTGCCTCGCGCAGCACGACACCGCGCAGACAACCCAGAGCATCGCCAAGTGCACCGGGGTGCCGCTCAGCTACCTGCCGAAGGTGCTGCAGCCGCTGACCCGCGCCGAGATCGTGTCGGCCCAGCGTGGCGTGCGGGGGGGCTACAAGCTGGAACGCGAGTGCGGCGACCTGACCGTGCTGGACGTGGTGAACTGCGTCGACCCCGTGCGTCGGCTCGACGCCTGCCCGCCCAACCGCGTCCGCGTCTCCGCCGCTCTGTGCCCGCTGCACAAGCTGCTCGACGAGGTCCAGGAGTCGATGCAGACGCGCTTCGCCGAGACCTCCATCAAGCAGCTCGCGTTCACCGCCGACGGCCGGCCCCAACGCTGTGGCACGCACGGCGTGGGGGACGCGGTCGCCGACCCGCTGCAGACGCCAACGGCCTGA
- the araD gene encoding L-ribulose-5-phosphate 4-epimerase AraD — protein sequence MTIEQLQEAVCQANLDLVAHGLVTLTWGNVSGLSDDRDVFAIKPSGVPYPELRPEHCVIVSVETGKVVQGDLKPSSDTATHRLLYQAFEGVGGITHTHSPKGTAFAQARREIPCYGTTHADHFYGPIPVTRPLSEEEINTDYEGNTGHVIIERFADLDPVAVPGVLVGSHAPFAWGAHAAESVKNAVALEAVAGMAIDTLALAPSVPPVDDYLLEKHYSRKHGPNAYYGQK from the coding sequence ATGACTATCGAACAGCTGCAGGAAGCCGTCTGCCAGGCGAATCTCGACCTGGTGGCGCACGGACTGGTGACCCTCACGTGGGGCAACGTCAGCGGCCTGAGCGACGACCGCGACGTCTTCGCGATCAAGCCCAGCGGCGTCCCCTACCCGGAGCTGCGGCCCGAGCACTGCGTGATCGTCAGCGTCGAGACCGGCAAGGTGGTCCAGGGCGACCTCAAGCCCTCCTCCGACACGGCCACCCACCGGCTGCTGTACCAGGCGTTTGAAGGGGTCGGCGGGATCACGCACACGCACAGCCCCAAGGGCACCGCGTTCGCCCAGGCCCGGCGAGAGATCCCGTGCTACGGCACCACGCACGCGGACCACTTCTACGGCCCGATCCCGGTGACCCGGCCGCTTAGTGAAGAAGAGATAAATACCGACTACGAGGGGAACACCGGGCACGTTATCATAGAGCGTTTCGCGGACCTCGACCCGGTAGCGGTCCCCGGGGTCCTGGTCGGGAGTCACGCCCCGTTTGCCTGGGGCGCCCATGCCGCCGAGTCGGTCAAGAACGCCGTCGCGCTCGAGGCGGTCGCCGGGATGGCGATCGACACCCTCGCGCTGGCGCCCAGCGTCCCGCCGGTAGACGACTACCTCCTCGAGAAGCACTACTCCCGCAAACACGGCCCGAACGCTTACTACGGCCAGAAGTAG